The genomic interval ttttttcatttatttatcttgttctcttttttttttttttggcctcTCTAAATATAAACACCTCATATCCATGTGTAGATTGGTACCATGCAGAAGCTGTTGCATTAGAGGAATCAAAAATCTTTGATGTGATGGGCTTCAAGTGTTGTAGGTGTCGTAGGATTAAATCACCTGAATGTCCTTACATGGATCCTAAACCCGAGAAACAAGACGGGGGCAAGAAAACTCGTGCAAAGTCATCAAAGCAGGAAAATTCAGGGGTGGAATGTAAtgatttgataaccatttctgATCCTAAGAAGCATGGGACAAGTAGTCCTATGTTACCCAAGGAAGAAgatcctttcattttctctctttcaaGAGTTGAGCTAATTACAGAACCCAGTCCTGGATTAGATGACGAGTGGAACGCAGCCACAGCAGCTGGACAAGCAGCACCTCAGAAGCTACCTGTTAGAAGGCAGACAAAACCGGAAGATGACATGGATGGTTTTTCGGATAGTTCTCTACCCCATTCTTTACCATCCTTCTCCATCCCACATGAAACAAATGCACTCTTGAAGCCAGTAGAGGGATCTTCACCATTCTCAGAATGGGACAATTCTGCTCATGGTCTGGACGAGGTCGCACCCTTCGACTTTGCCAGCCTTAATTTTGAGGACATGGATTTTGGACCTCAGACCTACTTCTCGTTTACAGAATTACTAGCACCTGATGATGATGTGGAGTTTGGTGGGATGGATCCATCAGGAGATGCCTCGGGAGATATCGATAATTCCTTTTCAATCGTAGATAACAATATCTTCAATCACGGTTCCAATGAGCGACAGGAAACTGCAGTGTCTATACCTACTGTTGTGAACTGTCAAATCTGTACAAATTCAGACCCCATCCCCGATCTCCTTTGCCAAGTTTGTGGACTACAAATACACAATCATTGCTCGCCCTGGGACGATGCATTGACCAAGGAAGAGAACTGGTCTTGTGGCCGGTGCCGAGAGTGGCAGTAACTAGTTTCAGGTATCTTCGGaggtttttgtgttttgttGCTTTGGGTTTCGGGTTCCCATTGGGCAAGAAGGAAGCCGCCAATCGATCAAACTATGTAACAATGAAGAAGCATGCCTTGTAAATCCACGTAAATACTTAGGACTTGTTCTTGTTGAGCTGGACTGTTGAAGGATTCTCCAGTACGCTGGCCGCCATGCCCGAGGCTTTGTGGAAGTTCAGCGTTCAGAGAGACTACGGTGACAGAGCTTGACATTGAGCTTTAGAATTCTCTACTAGAAAATGGCTAGTTCTCTCTCTgtcttcatttttcaaatttccgAAATCTTTAGTCATCTAACCAATTTTCTTCCCCGACTTGATTTTTTGGGAATACCTTAATCAAATCAGCTTATTTATGTAAGTGAAGATAAGCACGGTTTTATGTGCTTATCTGATTAAATTGCCTGTACAAATTTTGTGATGGCTGACGACCATCACTTCCAAATTCAAGGCTTGCTAATATCAAAAGTTTACATTCTTAATTTCCATCGCATCGCATCTTTTTACCATTCATTCTATGTGATCAATTTCATGTCGCacaatagtttaatataaatattactgtgcttaaattaatttaatttatggtTCATCTTGGAGGGTTAACTGAATCAAAAAATCGTGAAATTGAATGTATTATAACACAAGATTCGAAATTACAAACGTTTAATGGATGAATATTTTCTGACTGGTGGACAAAAATTTTGAACGTGTTTGAGTTTGAAACTGTGGGATGGATACAATTTGAGTCCTAAACGCAATATCTTACACATCAAATAATACACTACAGAAATCACCCCATGAAGAACCGGGAAGAAACAGTAGTAGAACAAATCTCTCACCAACTCTCCCGAACCCTAACcctcaaaaaaacaaaaaaaaaaaaacacaaaaaaaaagaaaaaaaaaatctcacctTTACTTTTGGCgcaaataaaaaaatctcaagAACTCCGACCAACCCCAGTGATTTAACTTAAATATGCAATGCCGATCACGCCGCAAGCCCTGGTGTCCCTCATTTGCCTTAGTATCCCCGGAATCGGGGGTAGGCCGGCTGTATAATCATGTTTACAAATGTATACTGAATGAATATCTTCTGATGAATCGCTTTCTCCTAGAGCAAACCTGCTAGCATTGCCCCAGGATCTGTCAATGCTGGTGTAGCAACTGTGGGTTGACCTACTGATAGTGCTGCTGCTGATGGCGGAGTTGTCAACTGAGGCACAGGTATGCTTATCAATTGTTCCTTTATAAACTCCTTCAACCTGTATATAGAAAATTAGAATGTGACAATCGCATAAATTAAGAGCTAACTGAGCAACAGCAGGCTAAAGTACGTACTCGAAAGTTACTGTTGGATCCCCTGAAGCAACTGTCATTCGTAATTGGGTTCTGTCTGCTGGATCAGTTTCAATTCTAACCTGAATATCAATAAGGCAGATCAGGAGAATTTGGCTTAGGTGATAAATTTTtggttaaaaatcaatttttgtcgATAACTTCATTTATTCCCTAAACtatgatttgaacaatttagttattattttaaatttgtaataattttagTCCATGAACATACGCATGACAATTTAGACGTTGAACTCACATATCAACTTagaacttttcaatttttaacaatttagtccctattggAAAAAATCTCATCAAATTAAATTGTCAATTCTAATTATGCaacaacttaatttttttaatttcttaataaaCTTGTCCCCTAGTTTATCAATCTATATGGGTAAGAAATTCATTGAATCTTAATAGTATATTTCACGATAGGGACTAAATCTTGTATATTGTATACTACAAAGACTAAATTGATACTTAAAAGTATAggtactaaattgttacaaatttagaaGTACATGAACTTAATTGTtacaaacttaaaatttaagtataaaaataaaaagtgataTGAGGGGGCCTAATTTCTCGAAGGGCAAAATAATAGGAGGAACTGCCGAAAGAGAGACCAGATATGAAAAGGTGTGCGTGCTTGGATGAGAAACTTAACCCATGAAAATAGTAAAAAACTAAGGGAGAGTATTCCTTACTAGGCAGAGCATAGCTTGCGTACTTTCCGAGTAGAATGTTGTGCTCGCAACAAGATTATTTGGGTTTGGATCCTAGACAACAGATGGAAAAGAAAAGGTAAATTTTGTACAAACTAAAAGGATGAatcatttcattaaaaaaaaataataataaataaatagataaaagggagggagagagagaaatttGTGACTACTTACAAGTCCTGGACAAACCATCAACCTTAGACTGTTGAATAAATTCGCCATCTCTAAAAGCAGAAGGGGTTTTACACCTCTAACCTGCAAAGTAAATGGCAATAAGAGACGAAACTATTAGTTATATGGCTTAGTAGTCACCATAAGACAACGCTCGGACCAAATTTGTGCAACAACTGTTTCAATTGGATAATGCTTTACGGATCCACTTTACGActttaaattattgtttttcttttcatacaCCCAAAAACCTTTTCTGGGACGTGTGATAGAAAGAAAAACGAAAATTTTGACGGAAGAAGAGAGGGAGGTGGAGGCTCCAAGGTAACAattgctttttttcttttcttcttgggAACTCACTCAAAAATTCTATAACAATAACTGCAGGAAACTTTCAACTTCCTGTGTCAACTAGAGAAGCATTTTCCATTTCAATTCTAGATAAAATCTTCATGGTGTTTTACTCTTCGATGATATTTTGTCAGCACTGAAGAAAAAAGTATAAAAGCTCACCACTTCTTGGAGCTTCAATGGGGGCCCTGAGAGGGACCTCCACTGAGGGAAAAACTCCTCCGCAGATACAGATATAGGCTGGAGAAATTTATTAAAGACAGCTGGAAGGCGAAGCTTCACATTTACCTACaaagaacaatatatacatgaGTTATTCTGGGCTATTGCAGCCATTGAGAAGGGGAATTCAGAATACTTCAAACAAGGAAAATTTACCAAGTCATTCCCGAACTTGTAAGAGAAATCAAGGACGGCCACATCTCTGCTTGGATGTAAGTTAATGACTTCAAGTGGGCATTGTACCTATACAATCAAAGAGAAAAACTGATGATAGGTGAAAAAAGGTAATGGCCTTTAAACAACCACGACAATATATAAACTCAACTGCTTGTTTTTACCTGTGCACGAGGAGGAATAGTATCAGGTACTAATGACAACTCCATCTTTAAATTCGAAGGAGGCAATATGATAGCCTTAACAAAGGCAAGGGGAGAAATATTCTTGTTTCCGAGAAAAAGAACAAGTCGTCCCATGTGGGCTCGCCACTCTGCTTTAATGCCAATCTGTCACAAGTTTAATGAGAACAATTACAAGGGTTGTAAGTGTAACTTGCATGTCTCGAGCACTAAAATAAGTGAATAAAGCTGAGAGAAACCAAAAACATGTATTTGATAGTTTGTTCTCCAAAACAACTTAATTACTTTAAGAATTGCAATGAAGTCACAAGTGGATGTTAAGGTTGTTTTACAACCAGCCACGAATTAAGATAAAAGAGGggaacttaaaaaaataatttttaaaaatatgaagtACAAAAAAGATGTGAGGAGAATACAGGGGAAAGATACCTGAATATAGGGGTCTTCGTACAGCACACCACTATCTTTCATGCACAAGGCATGGAACCTTTCAGCTATATTTCCTATCGgctgaaaaaataaaagatagaaatatCAATAATCACAACATCGAGCAATCCACAGCATAGCAGCTGACATGCAATCAACCCAGTAAAATATCTTAAACGACTGCAAGTATCATAGGACCATCGATGGTATTGCCTCAAGCAGTAAGCATAAAAAAATTCTAGCAATAAGAACCCAACAATAGATAATGATAGCAGATACAACTGCAGTGTAAAGAAAtaagaataaatatattcttGCTTCCTCTCAGAATACCATTGAAAAGttctttttttgtgtgtgtgtgtgtgagtgTGTGTGAGTGTGGTGTGgtgttgggggggggggggacgAACCTGGAGTTTGAACCATTAGAAGGAAAACAGTACCTGAACCGAATTTGTCTGTTCTCCAACTGGAACAATAGCTCCACCCTCAACTGCATTTGGAACACCATCCATATTGGTCATTACACTTTGGGGAACCTGAGCAACAACACTCGGAGGACCTTCAATAGCTAGAGGACCCAAGAGATCTCCGAGGAGATCAGGTTCGGGGGGGCTAGAATCTACTTTGCTTAGAGTACCATTGGTCTGGGACAGTTCACGGTCAGTTGAATCCTGTCATTAGGTTTGCAAATGAAGTGAATTCCAAATCTAGACAGTATCAAGAAGCAGACTCCCGTTAACAGGTTcaagtgttaaaaaaaaatgcgataatGATGTTCTGAAAGTTTAATGAAGAAAAGACAGAGAAACAAACCGGATAACTGCTTGTGTTTGGCACCTTCACCAGAGTAAGCTGGCTGGACGATGGTGTGCCATTGACAGGACGTTGATCAGTTAAGACCAAAGCATTTGATGATTGTTGTTGAGCTCGCAACTTGATGGCACTTTGTTCTGCAGTGTCAGCTTCAGTGTCCTCAGCCTTCTTGATCAAAGCAGACTGAAGTATGGAAAAAATTAGAGATAATATCAACAACCTTTTGCTGAAAAAAGATTGCCGAGTACTCATTATAATCCTTCACAGAAAACTGCATTTAATCAGACACTTCAAAGGAAGAATATGCACCTGTCTCTCAGGGAACTTTGGCATTTCGGCTAATATGTCCATTAGAGCTGCACCTTTCTTGCTCAGGGCTAAATATTCAACAGCACGTTGTTGTATCTCAACATCGATACAACTCTCGTATCTAAGGAAAACAAGTTTCTATTagagaatttaaattaactgcAAATGCAAATAAACAAAAGAGTTTCAGTTTAAAGAGTGCAGAAGTCTCACTTGTTGAATATTCCCCAAATTTGATTTTGCAGTTCCAGATCCGGGGGTTGAGTGTGCATTAAGATCTTAGCATATGTCGACAGAAGAATAGGAATGCTAGATGTCCTGCAGAGAAAGtagattttttcaaaaaaacagAAAGCAATTGTTTGGTAAAGGGAGATAACTTTAAGTAGAGTCTAGGAGCACTTACGAAACAGTTGGCAGCTTTTcatgtattattttaaataattcctTTGCACTATAACCTGGTCTTCGGGCCAAAAGATGACCAAATTCTCCAAGAATATATGCACTGACCTGTATGAAAAACGAATCACATCTAAGTTGAAGTCTATGATTATACATCCAAATTAATCATTAATGACATAGGAAAGAGAAACTATTAGTTGCAGTTTAGATGCAAATAAGTTACACAGAGAGCCAAAAATTAACACCAAAAAACATTTGATGATCAACATATAGTGATATAGGATATCACCATAAATTAAGCTCGAGAATGAAAACAAtaattggaataaaaaaaaacttaaaaaagggATATACACACCTTTACCATTGTCTCATGTATAGCAGGTTTATCAAGATATTCTCTCGCTTTTATTGCTGCATAAGACTGATTAAATGCATAAAATCACAATCAATAAAACAAAACCCAATCACTGTATCATGGAAACGAAGTGTAAAATGGAATGGAGCAAATTAGGTTACCTGCAGATCTTCATTGTTTGTAACAAACTGCACAACACGGAACCATATGTCATCACTGACAAAATCTCCAGCCTTGTCGATCAATTGTAGAATCACATCCACATACCTGAATCACAAATCAGCAAGATGCTAAAGAAAAAGTAATTGAGTAATGGAAAAGATCAAACAAAAAGGGAATGAAAACCTCGCATTCACAATAACTATCTATTATCTTTTTCAGGGGAAAAAACAGTAATTGTCTAATATTATTGTAAgcatctttttctttctaaaaccAAGAAGAGTGCAAAATCTAAAAGGTTGAGAAAATAAAGAATTCTACTCCATGTTCATCAAGTTTcttaaataacaaatgaaaacaGTCATGACATTAAACTAGGGAAGGTCATCATTTCCGGCCCTTTCATTATAGTAGTGCTCAGTGTTACTATGTATTGGTTTCTTTCCACATTGCTTACCAACCAAAAGCAGGTATATACTTACCAAGACAAATCAGGAGCAAACTTCTCTGCAAGAATTGCAGCTTTAAGAGACAATTCCTCACGCATCGCAAATTCTGCTGTGCTGAGGTACTGACAAGGAAGGTAAGTGAGTACTGAGTAGCAAGGctattttccaataaaagatgGAAATGATTTCAGTAACCCAAAAGGATGTAAAATGAGACTACCTATCAAGATCATACAGAATCTTAGAGAGATGCAGCATGACCAATACCTGCAATAATTCTTCAACTATGTCCTTCGCATTTGAAACATCACACATACCATAAAGCAAATCGAGAGCACGCCTTCGGATgctgaaaatataaatttgcaAAATAAAGCATTGCCCTATATGTTACTAccatttgaaaatcaaaataccCATAAACATCTCTTCTAGCAGAGTCATATTTAAATGGCATATGGATAAGACATTAAGATCCATAAACAATTAGACATAGACATTGAAATCAGACAGATGGACACAATACAATTTTTTGAGAGAGAAACGACTTCATTGATGGATAAGATATAAGATCTAGTGCGAATACTTAACCTTCATTTTATGTCTctgaacaaaatagaatataaatcttttatttatttcttagttatttaaaaaaaacatatttacaaACCTTGGTATATTTATTTTTGGGATATATGTAGGAACATGGGAGTTCATTCATGTTTGAAAAATGGATTTCTAGTGAACTTCATTGTAatgcctttttcttttcttttttttttcgttttcttttcttttctcttcttttgtttttcctttttgggGAAGGtaataacttttgttgatgaaCTCAACAAGAACGCATGTCTTTATCATCACATTATTATTGTTTCCTTATCATTAAACAGACAAGCATTCCTACAAACCATAAGCTTTTTATAATCTTTTCAAAGCCTAGCCTAACCTACCCTTTTCCCACAATTGATGCAGTCTCTCAACTGACAACATGACTTAATTTCCCTTACTTGTGCACCTTTCATCCAAAAGTTCTCATTTTCCTTTCAATGTTCAGTACTGCTCATCGACTAGATAAAACCCCAGTTGTCAATGTAAGACAACCACCCTTggacaaacaaacaaacaaaaaaagagtTTTCCCATGTCTCTCTTTAATTGGTTTCCAAAAATCTCTTTTTGGGATCATCATCTAGAAGCATTAGAGTAACTCAGCGTGTCCAACCTCATCGACTCTGTTCATTTCTATACTAATGCCATAAACCAGGGATTTCTCCAAGTTAAACCAGAGACTTGACATGAGCACAAATGTTTTTGAAACTTTAGATCATTTCCTATTATTCATTGGTCATTTTCACTCAATAAAAAAGGGTCATTTGCAAATTAAATGTGAGTTAAGTACACTTCATCCCATCCCATTCTGAAGTGTTCCCACAGGCCTCTCTGAATTTCATGAATGGTCAAACTCAGTGTCACCAATAACCACACATAAAAAGAACTAAAGAATCCTCATCCCAGGAATTCCATTTGCAATCCATTTACATTTTTCCCCAATGATAATTTGGAAAATCAGAATTATTGTTTCAAGTTGATTTGTAAGCACACACGCATGCACATgtgtgtttgtttgtttgtttgtttttaggtGATGCCAAAGATTTTCATTTACTGAGCCAAGGACCTAGGAGCCCTTACCTCCCAGCACCATCCCAAGTCCTCAACCAATCACTAATTTAATCATCCATTTTAAAGATGAATTATGGAACATCTAAACCCCCCACTAACTCTTTGGAACATTATTTAGGGATTCATTAAGCTCATTGatcattttatataaatatataaataggaAACATATTTTGATTGAATTAAGCCTTTGGTCACTGGaaagaaaatattgaaatttcttGCCTGCATGGTAAGTAATCGATCTATTACATACAGATTCTAAACTTTCAGTAGGAACACAATGCAGCATCATAGCAGgatttgataattaataataagaaaTCAAAACCATCCcaaattttatcatttgaaattacTTAGGTATAATTGTATAAAAACataactttatttttcttttctttcttttctggcATGGTGCAGGTTGATCAGGGTCCAACCAGGCTATTGACCACTAAATGTTATGTTATTCTTCTATTTATACGGcaacatattccaaatttccaGTTTACATGTTTCAACCTTCCAATTTTTTATACTAGAACTAGTTACTAGTGGAAACGAGCCTTGAAATAaacataattacaaaataactcGTCCTAGATTATCCAGtgaaatattatataaacaaataGAATCGAATATTACAATAAAGTTGGATACTCCAAACAAGGTGTTAAATCTTTACAGGTTATTACTTACCTAATATCAGGATCCTTTAATGATGTTATGATCTGAGCCTGGTGTCTTTTAATAATATCTTGAACATCTGTCACCATCAACATCCGAGTCATATTCTCCTGCACAAGAACATAATATCAAAATCATTCCATCCTGGGTCTGGTTTTCATCACTCAATTATCAAATGCATAACTTACCAAGCCAAGATATCGAATATTTGGCTCACGGACAGCAATAAACTTTCCAAGAAG from Benincasa hispida cultivar B227 chromosome 10, ASM972705v1, whole genome shotgun sequence carries:
- the LOC120088337 gene encoding AP-2 complex subunit alpha-1-like, yielding MALSGMRGLAVFISDIRNCQNKEQERLRVDKELGNVRTRFKNEKGLTPYEKKKYVWKMLYIYMLGYDVDFGHMEAVSLISAPKYPEKQVGYIVTSCLLNENHDFLRLAINTVRNDIIGRNETFQCLALTMVGNIGGREFAESLAPDVQKLLISSSCRPLVRKKAALCLLRLYRKNPDVVNIDGWADRMAQLLDERDLGVLTSSMSLLVALVSNNHDSYWSCLPKCVRILERLARNQDIPQEYTYYGIPSPWLQVKTMRALQYFPTIEDPNTRRSLFEVLQRILMGTDVVKNVNKNNASHAVLFEALALVMHLDAEKEMMSQCVALLGKFIAVREPNIRYLGLENMTRMLMVTDVQDIIKRHQAQIITSLKDPDISIRRRALDLLYGMCDVSNAKDIVEELLQYLSTAEFAMREELSLKAAILAEKFAPDLSWYVDVILQLIDKAGDFVSDDIWFRVVQFVTNNEDLQSYAAIKAREYLDKPAIHETMVKVSAYILGEFGHLLARRPGYSAKELFKIIHEKLPTVSTSSIPILLSTYAKILMHTQPPDLELQNQIWGIFNKYESCIDVEIQQRAVEYLALSKKGAALMDILAEMPKFPERQSALIKKAEDTEADTAEQSAIKLRAQQQSSNALVLTDQRPVNGTPSSSQLTLVKVPNTSSYPDSTDRELSQTNGTLSKVDSSPPEPDLLGDLLGPLAIEGPPSVVAQVPQSVMTNMDGVPNAVEGGAIVPVGEQTNSVQPIGNIAERFHALCMKDSGVLYEDPYIQIGIKAEWRAHMGRLVLFLGNKNISPLAFVKAIILPPSNLKMELSLVPDTIPPRAQVQCPLEVINLHPSRDVAVLDFSYKFGNDLVNVKLRLPAVFNKFLQPISVSAEEFFPQWRSLSGPPLKLQEVVRGVKPLLLLEMANLFNSLRLMVCPGLDPNPNNLVASTTFYSESTQAMLCLVRIETDPADRTQLRMTVASGDPTVTFELKEFIKEQLISIPVPQLTTPPSAAALSVGQPTVATPALTDPGAMLAGLL